Proteins encoded by one window of Chondromyces crocatus:
- a CDS encoding (2Fe-2S)-binding protein — MSAARKLGATSGQLPAVVAMHPITLRVNGTLTQVEVAPWTTLLDLLRESLGLTGAKKGCDHGQCGACTVLVDGKRINACLSLAVMKDGAEITTIEGLSAGEALHPLQEAFIEHDAFQCGYCTPGQICSAAGLIRERRAKSADDVRELMSGNLCRCGAYTNIVAAIQQVMAAERDPGSACGEAGEHGERGERGEGEGKA, encoded by the coding sequence CACGTCAGGGCAGCTCCCCGCCGTGGTGGCGATGCACCCGATCACCTTGCGGGTGAACGGCACCTTGACGCAGGTCGAGGTGGCGCCATGGACGACCCTGCTCGATCTCCTGCGCGAGTCGCTCGGGCTGACCGGGGCCAAGAAGGGGTGCGACCACGGCCAGTGCGGGGCCTGCACGGTGCTGGTCGACGGCAAGCGCATCAACGCCTGTCTGTCGCTGGCGGTGATGAAGGACGGCGCGGAGATCACGACGATCGAGGGGCTGTCGGCGGGCGAGGCACTTCATCCGCTGCAGGAGGCGTTCATCGAGCACGACGCCTTCCAGTGCGGTTATTGCACGCCGGGGCAGATCTGTTCCGCGGCGGGGCTCATCAGAGAGCGGCGCGCGAAATCGGCGGACGACGTGCGCGAGCTGATGAGCGGCAACCTCTGTCGATGCGGGGCGTACACGAACATCGTCGCGGCCATCCAGCAGGTGATGGCCGCCGAGCGTGATCCGGGCAGCGCGTGCGGCGAGGCGGGCGAGCACGGTGAGCGTGGTGAGCGTGGTGAGGGGGAGGGGAAGGCATGA